The following proteins come from a genomic window of Fibrobacter sp. UWP2:
- a CDS encoding TraR/DksA C4-type zinc finger protein, whose protein sequence is MAEKKPAKMSDADLKFFEELLIEKRRQLVTAQSESEKANAFQGQKSQSGDGGDSDSADSATDYNALETTFSLAAREGKYLVYLEEALQRIKKGTFGVCKVCKQLIPKTRLLAVPTATKCVNCKEETKKKEQENNRIEMARLFAEEQRRELQKKNSGR, encoded by the coding sequence ATGGCTGAGAAAAAACCTGCAAAGATGAGTGATGCTGACCTGAAGTTTTTTGAGGAACTTTTGATTGAAAAGCGGCGCCAGTTGGTGACCGCTCAAAGTGAATCAGAAAAGGCGAATGCTTTCCAGGGGCAAAAGAGCCAGTCTGGTGACGGTGGTGATTCCGACAGTGCCGATTCCGCTACGGACTACAATGCCCTCGAGACGACCTTCTCGTTGGCGGCCCGCGAAGGCAAGTACCTGGTTTACCTCGAAGAAGCTCTGCAGCGCATAAAAAAGGGCACCTTCGGTGTTTGCAAGGTCTGCAAGCAGTTGATTCCCAAGACCCGCCTTTTGGCTGTGCCGACCGCCACCAAGTGCGTGAACTGCAAAGAGGAGACCAAAAAGAAGGAACAGGAAAACAACCGTATCGAAATGGCCCGCCTGTTTGCCGAGGAACAACGCCGCGAACTTCAAAAGAAGAATTCCGGCCGCTAA
- a CDS encoding MlaD family protein — MVGILLLGGCCAAWYLFHPASPYHERYTFVVRYEAIGTLSPGNRVEVRGISKGQITKVELTDDAVYVTAEVLADAKIPRNSEFRLITAGLMGEREMCVLSGDSPDLISDGDTVSGIYDKGTSGISRDLFAALDNLVEIKDSLVAFKDSIAEGSLGKRIDRVFKKGKKLVNTTESTVDSWKQEAEGIIDRCDKTLQNAKGLLEDANAKGDNAIQSAHTLVEHIDQLLAKLKDTKNELSALASKLEQDDNTAGAIVSGKGRIISELDAISADMDALIKDIKKGGLKLNVDIF, encoded by the coding sequence ATGGTAGGGATCCTCCTACTGGGCGGCTGCTGTGCCGCGTGGTATTTGTTCCATCCGGCAAGCCCATACCATGAGCGTTACACGTTCGTGGTGCGCTACGAGGCTATTGGCACGCTCTCGCCGGGAAACCGCGTGGAAGTGCGCGGCATTAGCAAGGGGCAAATCACCAAGGTGGAACTCACGGACGACGCCGTCTACGTGACCGCCGAGGTCCTGGCCGACGCCAAGATTCCGCGCAATTCGGAATTCCGTCTTATTACTGCGGGACTCATGGGCGAACGCGAGATGTGCGTGTTGAGCGGTGACTCGCCGGATCTTATTTCTGATGGCGATACCGTTTCGGGCATTTACGACAAGGGGACTTCGGGAATTTCGAGGGATCTGTTTGCCGCCCTCGACAACCTGGTCGAGATCAAGGACTCCCTTGTCGCCTTTAAGGACTCCATTGCCGAGGGCTCTTTGGGCAAGCGCATAGACCGCGTTTTCAAAAAGGGCAAAAAGTTGGTGAATACCACTGAGTCGACCGTGGATTCGTGGAAGCAGGAGGCTGAGGGCATTATCGACCGGTGCGACAAGACTTTGCAAAATGCGAAGGGGCTGCTCGAAGACGCCAATGCCAAGGGTGACAATGCCATTCAAAGCGCCCATACGCTGGTCGAGCACATTGACCAGCTGCTCGCCAAGCTCAAGGACACCAAGAACGAGTTGAGCGCTCTTGCCTCCAAGTTGGAACAAGACGACAACACCGCCGGGGCCATCGTTTCGGGCAAAGGCCGCATAATTAGCGAATTGGACGCGATTTCTGCTGACATGGATGCCTTGATCAAGGACATCAAAAAGGGCGGTCTCAAATTAAATGTTGATATTTTTTAA
- the hprK gene encoding HPr(Ser) kinase/phosphatase, with translation MKDLKVLHREKLSVRDFFCHYGKDLQLAIHSPETDLDTFIAEGGIHRPGLAMAGYTKVYSSEQIQVVGHTEWNYLESLGPEGRKKVFENLSVFKAPMWVVTHAQTPHDELKEMCNKLHIPLFSTTLHTYEFNKVVQRILEEFFAPHAVIHGSLVDVYGIGMLFIGDSNVGKSECVLDLVESGHRMVADDVVHISHVGNTIVGRPDPLIRHHMEIRGVGILDIRSMFGIHAIRKVKKIEVIVELQPWSRDVSYERTGLNERDEIVMGVSIPKVVIPVAPGKNLTVISEVIAMNALMKMNGQNVAAEFNESLMQKIKAKAKGEYSDDLLEMDPQHWSPYE, from the coding sequence TTGAAAGATCTAAAGGTCCTGCACCGGGAGAAGCTCTCGGTGCGGGACTTTTTTTGCCATTATGGCAAAGATTTGCAGTTGGCGATCCATTCTCCCGAAACGGACCTGGACACCTTCATTGCCGAAGGCGGCATCCATCGCCCTGGTCTCGCCATGGCGGGTTATACCAAAGTTTATAGTTCGGAGCAAATACAGGTGGTTGGCCATACCGAGTGGAACTACTTGGAGTCGCTCGGACCCGAGGGCCGCAAAAAAGTTTTCGAGAACCTCTCGGTTTTCAAGGCCCCCATGTGGGTGGTGACGCATGCGCAAACGCCGCATGACGAACTCAAGGAGATGTGCAACAAGCTGCACATCCCGCTGTTCTCGACCACGCTCCACACCTACGAATTCAACAAAGTCGTCCAGCGAATCCTTGAGGAGTTCTTTGCCCCGCACGCCGTTATCCACGGGAGCCTTGTGGACGTGTACGGCATAGGCATGCTCTTTATTGGCGATAGCAACGTGGGCAAGTCCGAATGCGTGCTCGACCTCGTCGAAAGCGGTCACCGCATGGTCGCCGACGACGTGGTGCACATCAGCCATGTGGGTAACACCATCGTGGGCCGCCCCGATCCGCTAATCCGCCACCACATGGAAATCCGCGGTGTGGGCATTCTCGACATCCGTTCTATGTTCGGCATCCACGCCATCCGCAAGGTCAAAAAAATCGAAGTCATTGTGGAACTCCAGCCGTGGAGCCGCGATGTCTCTTACGAGCGTACGGGCCTCAACGAACGTGACGAGATTGTAATGGGAGTCTCCATCCCCAAGGTCGTAATTCCGGTGGCGCCGGGCAAGAACCTGACCGTGATCAGCGAAGTCATCGCGATGAACGCCTTGATGAAGATGAACGGGCAAAACGTCGCCGCAGAATTCAACGAAAGTTTAATGCAAAAGATAAAGGCCAAGGCAAAGGGAGAATATTCCGACGACCTGCTCGAAATGGATCCCCAGCACTGGTCTCCGTACGAGTAA
- the hpf gene encoding ribosome hibernation-promoting factor, HPF/YfiA family, with amino-acid sequence MDIQFSARHFNASAGLQDRIQEEMDKLAKFYPNITSASVILDHEVEHQRHCEITVSITGSTVVASADEENMGKAVDVTLERIKVQLKKANDKQNDHRAQPTSSLA; translated from the coding sequence ATGGACATTCAGTTTTCTGCTCGCCACTTTAATGCATCTGCCGGTCTCCAGGACCGAATCCAGGAAGAAATGGATAAATTGGCAAAATTCTACCCGAACATCACCAGTGCCTCTGTAATTCTCGACCATGAAGTGGAACATCAGCGTCATTGCGAAATTACAGTCAGCATCACGGGTTCCACCGTAGTCGCCTCTGCCGATGAAGAAAACATGGGCAAGGCTGTCGACGTCACCCTGGAGCGCATCAAGGTGCAGCTCAAGAAAGCGAACGACAAGCAGAACGACCACCGCGCTCAGCCCACATCTTCTCTTGCATAA
- the rpoN gene encoding RNA polymerase factor sigma-54 — protein MDLGMQLGQSQRLEQTLSPQLLQSVTILQKTALELETAIKEEIETNPLLEIDEGLDEFETAPESGADDAGNDYAEDSNTERGEMDFERGTLEDSADTDYDILDNTSDADWVKRLEDGADNADAPFRDLNVRDPDEDFDLPQKDRDASLQDRLLEQLREWNGTHQLLQQLQEAGCTELHFRTLVQYLIDSLDENGFLQPADEVAMTKVLMDNDRYIVEIERVLRNEIPLESASLPVAEAIHVLQSFKPRGIGARNMQESFIIQAMAIDDFPEFALKVLREHFDDLMALRYAKIAKDMNASTEQVQQVVASLSRLSPHPGLQISNSPTQIKAADMRVVEKKGRYEVECFKSHGARHLRINKEYVSLLSDKGLSKKDREYIQNNLNKANDFIKAIDNRYSTMEKVMRAIVKRQKDFFKKGPAFLKPMILQEIADEVGRDLSTVSRVTNGKYVETPYGIYELKQFFTSGVKQDPSSSSGEVVGSAQILAAIKKLVDEEDKKKPLSDQALTDALESQGIKVARRTVAKYREEELKILPARLRKQV, from the coding sequence ATGGATTTAGGGATGCAGCTGGGACAATCCCAGCGATTGGAACAAACGCTTTCGCCGCAGTTATTGCAGTCGGTGACGATTTTGCAAAAGACGGCTCTAGAACTTGAGACCGCCATCAAGGAAGAAATCGAGACCAACCCACTTTTGGAAATAGACGAAGGCTTGGACGAGTTTGAAACCGCCCCCGAAAGCGGCGCCGACGACGCCGGCAACGACTATGCGGAAGACTCCAATACCGAGCGGGGTGAGATGGACTTTGAGCGCGGTACGCTCGAAGACAGCGCCGACACGGACTACGATATTCTAGACAACACTTCGGATGCCGACTGGGTCAAGCGCTTGGAAGACGGTGCCGACAATGCCGATGCTCCCTTTAGGGACTTGAACGTGCGCGACCCTGACGAGGATTTTGACCTCCCGCAAAAGGACCGCGACGCCAGTTTGCAGGACCGTCTGCTTGAACAGTTGCGCGAATGGAACGGGACCCACCAGCTTTTGCAACAGCTGCAAGAGGCCGGTTGTACGGAGCTCCATTTTCGTACCTTGGTGCAATACCTTATAGACTCTCTTGACGAGAACGGTTTTTTGCAGCCTGCCGACGAAGTTGCCATGACCAAAGTCCTCATGGACAACGACCGCTACATTGTGGAGATCGAGCGCGTGCTACGCAACGAAATCCCGCTGGAGTCGGCGAGTCTCCCCGTGGCGGAAGCCATCCACGTGTTGCAAAGTTTTAAGCCGCGTGGCATTGGCGCCCGCAACATGCAAGAGAGCTTCATTATCCAGGCGATGGCCATCGACGACTTCCCGGAATTTGCCCTCAAGGTGCTGAGAGAGCACTTTGACGACTTGATGGCGCTCCGCTACGCCAAAATCGCGAAGGACATGAACGCCTCCACCGAGCAAGTTCAGCAGGTGGTCGCGAGCCTCTCGAGGTTGAGCCCGCATCCTGGACTCCAGATTTCGAATTCGCCTACGCAAATCAAGGCCGCCGACATGCGCGTTGTCGAAAAGAAGGGCCGCTACGAAGTGGAGTGCTTCAAGTCCCACGGGGCCAGGCATCTCCGCATCAACAAGGAGTATGTGAGCCTGCTCTCTGACAAGGGCCTTAGCAAAAAGGACCGCGAGTATATCCAGAACAACCTCAACAAGGCGAACGACTTTATCAAGGCCATTGACAACCGTTACTCCACCATGGAAAAGGTGATGCGGGCTATTGTCAAGCGACAAAAGGACTTTTTCAAAAAAGGGCCCGCCTTCCTCAAGCCCATGATTTTGCAGGAAATCGCCGACGAGGTCGGGCGCGACCTCTCTACCGTGAGCCGTGTGACCAACGGCAAGTACGTGGAGACGCCCTACGGCATTTACGAGCTCAAGCAGTTCTTTACCTCGGGTGTCAAGCAGGATCCCTCGAGCAGCTCGGGCGAGGTCGTGGGCTCGGCGCAGATCCTTGCTGCCATCAAAAAGCTGGTGGACGAGGAGGACAAGAAAAAGCCCCTCTCGGACCAGGCCCTGACCGACGCCCTGGAGTCCCAAGGCATCAAGGTGGCCCGCCGAACCGTGGCCAAGTACCGCGAAGAGGAGCTCAAAATCTTGCCGGCGCGCCTTAGAAAACAGGTCTAG
- the lptB gene encoding LPS export ABC transporter ATP-binding protein yields the protein MKNLVSTIRTEKLRKIYGGRQVVSDVSISVSQGEIVGLLGPNGAGKTTSFYMIVGMVRPDSGHIFLDDIEMTDKPMYKRARLGVGYLPQEASIFRKLTVEENIMAILETQDMKRRERKLRLEQLLEEFKITHIRKTKSMSCSGGERRRLEIARALASDPSFLLLDEPFAGIDPIAVADIQSIISGLKERGMGVLITDHNVRETLSITDRAYIMYKSQVLTEGSSEYLANDPEARRIYLGDSFRLD from the coding sequence ATGAAAAATTTGGTAAGCACGATTCGCACCGAAAAGCTTCGCAAGATTTACGGTGGCCGCCAAGTGGTGAGCGACGTTTCCATTAGCGTATCGCAGGGCGAGATTGTCGGTTTGCTCGGCCCCAACGGCGCCGGCAAAACAACTTCCTTTTACATGATTGTGGGCATGGTGCGTCCCGACTCGGGCCACATATTCCTCGACGACATCGAGATGACCGACAAGCCCATGTACAAGCGCGCTCGCCTTGGCGTAGGCTACCTCCCGCAGGAGGCGTCCATTTTCCGCAAGCTCACCGTCGAAGAGAACATCATGGCGATTCTCGAGACGCAAGACATGAAGCGCCGCGAACGCAAGCTCCGTTTGGAACAGCTGCTTGAGGAATTCAAGATTACGCACATTCGCAAGACCAAGTCCATGAGCTGCTCGGGTGGCGAACGTCGCCGTTTAGAGATTGCCCGCGCCTTGGCGAGCGACCCCTCCTTCCTTTTGCTCGACGAACCCTTCGCCGGTATTGACCCCATCGCCGTGGCCGACATCCAGTCTATTATCTCGGGACTCAAGGAACGCGGCATGGGCGTGCTCATTACCGACCACAACGTGCGCGAAACACTCAGCATCACTGACCGCGCCTACATTATGTACAAGAGCCAGGTGCTTACCGAGGGCTCTTCGGAATATTTAGCAAATGACCCCGAAGCCCGCCGCATTTACCTGGGTGACAGCTTCCGCTTGGATTAG